The Campylobacter sp. RM16189 DNA segment AAATGCAAACGATGCGGAAAAATTGGCTTATCTTTCAATCGGTTCTGCGGTCGCACTAAAAGGGATAGCTGAAAATAAAGGTGTTGAGAGTATTGATCCGCATATAATGGTAAGTGTATCTAAATTTGGAGGAAGTCTGGAGAGTCAAAATTTAGCTTTGGATAAACACTTAGAAGTTTTTAAAAGTAGTTCCGATACCGATAGGCTTGCCGGATACATTGACGGAAATTTAGAAAGTGCAAAAGATAAAATTTTTATATCAGATAGATTGAATGATATATATAAAGAGCTAAATCCTGAAATGAGTGAAAAGGAAATTTGCCAGAAAGTTATTAATATGGAGGGGAGTAATTAATGTATGAGTTTATAATAACTCTAGAAAAGGATAAAATTTCTGTTTGTGAGTTTAAAAAAGGTAAATTTGAAAAACTAAAGAATAACGGTGAATTTTGGCAAAAATTTGATGATGAAAGTTTTTGGGTTTGGTTTAGGAAAAAGACCGAAATTAAAGAGAATAATCATTGCGCCTTTGTTATTTTAACTGATAAGAGTGATTTTTTAATCCCTGAAGATATAAATATAAAGGATAGTTTTGAGTTAACCAATGAAAATGTCAAAGACTTTTTTAAAGGCGGTGTGCCTGAAAAGTTAAAGTTAATTTCATACCCGGATGGGTTTAGCGATAATATTTATGAACCCAAAAAACAGGATATTGAGGTTTTATCGGATAAAGAGTGTGACGATTTAGTAAGCTATTTTAAAATAAAAACCAAAGAATATGAGTCAAGATAAGATAATATTTGAGAGGAAATTCTCTCAAATATTATTTTCTTTTATTAAATACTTTTCAATTTTTCAAAATTCATTTAATATCTTCCTTAAATTTTCATCTATGTGAAGATCTAAAAAACTATTGCCGTTTGACAATTTACTTAGCTTTGATTTGATGATATTTTTAACATCATAAAGCGCAAGTTTGGCTTTTGTTAAGCCAATATAAAGCTGAATAAGGTTTAGGCTAGTGCTTAAACCTTCGACTTCATCGCACCCCCCCTTTTTTTTTACCTAAACACACCTTTTATACTTGATATTATTGATTGAACGCCGACTATATCATTTGTTTTACTTAACTTATCACTGCCACACTTTGGGCATTTTGACTCCAGTCCCCAGCTTACATCAACCACATCACTTTTAGGATAATAAACCTTGCTCCATCCGCATCGTTCGCATACCTTTTTAAACGGTTTTGGTCTTATCATTGTAGCTCCTTTGGTTTACAATTATATAGTTATTTGTAGATATTAATCAATAAAATCCAGTAGTTATTTATCGTATTTAGGCTTTTACCCAACTATTTTTAAAAAATATTAAATCTAAAACGAAAGCTTGCTCTTCTATGCTATAAGAGCAGTAGTTGTTTGATTTTACAATTATCTCATCAAGCTTGTTGAGCATTAGATCTAAATTTTCTTTTAATAGTTTTAATTCAAACATCAAATCTTTGCACTCTATAGTTTTTAGTTTCGAGTCTATTATATTTATTAGCTCTTCTTTTTGTGGTATAGTATAAATCTTTGCAGGAAGGTTGTATATCTCATCAAGTGCTTCTTCTAAGTCTTTTAGTGATGATGCGAATTGATACTTCGCATCATCACTGATATTATTACTATTTTTTAGAGTATTATCCATATTATTGATATCTAAATCTATTTTGCTATTATTTTCAAGATACTTTTTAAGTCCATATCCTGTAGCAATAATAGAGATAGCACCAATAGCATATCTAAGCATTATGAGTTCTCTATGATTTCGTCATCTTCCTCTAGTATAGACACCTTTGATCCTTTATCTTCATCACCAAAGATATCAAAGTCCTCAAACTCACCTTCTGCAACATATCTTCCTATTCCATAGCCTACAGCTATAAGCAGAGCTCCTGTAAATATACGTCCAAGCATTTTCATCCTTTCAAATGTAATTTTAGATGAAAATTTAACATCTCCTTCTGACAGGTTGTGTCAGGATATATAATCTTTTAAAATTTTTACTAGTTTTTCATGTAAATATACAGGAGACACTATCTTTATAAATGGTATCCAATACTTAACTACTCTTAAAATCTCATCATCATAAGACACATTTGTTGATATTATCAAACTGTTTTGTGTTTGAGAGATGATGTTTTTGTTTGGAAGTATCTCTTTGCGTAAGAAGTATTTGGCAGCTTCAGGCTTAATCTCTAAGGTAACTTCGATAGACTCATTGGAGAACCAATTTGTATTATTTGCTTTGATTTTTTCTACAAATTCACAATTTGGCTCAAAGCTATTGTCGGTTATCTTTAAATTGCTAATCTTTTCAAGTGTAAAATTTTTAAGCTTACCGTTATCATCAGCCAGTAAATACCATATGCCGTTATTATTAATAAGCTTATAGGGATTTAAAACCCTATCCTTATCATTATATTTACACTTTATCTGTTTATTGGCTACTATCATAGCGCTCAGTTCTTCAAATTTCTTTTTATCGTTTTGAGAATTTTGAAAGCCTTGATGTTTTATTAAGTAGGCTTGATTTATTTTTTCATTTAACAGCTCCGCTATAAAACTATTTTCAAGGGATGGAAACATGGATTTGATGCCACAAAGAGTAGCAAACTTTTGTATATCTTTAAAGCTTAAGTTGCCAAGTACGCAAGGGTCTATAAAATATGATC contains these protein-coding regions:
- a CDS encoding WYL domain-containing protein, with product MKNQYDKLQVRLAHIIMKLNNSDTFTLKDLMDEFGISERTARRDMERLSLLPIEKENGSYFIDPCVLGNLSFKDIQKFATLCGIKSMFPSLENSFIAELLNEKINQAYLIKHQGFQNSQNDKKKFEELSAMIVANKQIKCKYNDKDRVLNPYKLINNNGIWYLLADDNGKLKNFTLEKISNLKITDNSFEPNCEFVEKIKANNTNWFSNESIEVTLEIKPEAAKYFLRKEILPNKNIISQTQNSLIISTNVSYDDEILRVVKYWIPFIKIVSPVYLHEKLVKILKDYIS